The DNA sequence CGAATGCGCGCAGAACCTCGCCGCCAAACCGAAGAAAGTCACCGTCCTCACTCGCCTGCGCCCGCACTGGAAACCGCTGGCCACCGCCGCGGTGCTGCTACTCGGGCTGTTCAGTTTCAGCAACCTGCCGATGCGTCTGCAGGCCGATCACCTGACCGTGGTCGGCGAGCGTCAGCGCCTGCAGCTTGAGGACGGCTCGAAAGTCCTGCTCAATACCAATTCCGCGTTCTCCAGCACGATCAACGATCAGCAGCGAGTCGCGCGGCTGTATCAGGGCGAAGCGTTTTTCGAGATCCCGGCGAGCCGTAACCAGCCGCTGGAACTCGACGCCGGCCCGGTGAAAGCCAGCGTGCGCGATACCGCTTTCGCCGTGCGCTATCTGGACGGCGTGGCGCAGGTGCGGGTGCAGCGCGGCGATGTTGATCTGCGGGCGACCCGTGACGATGCGCGGGTGCGGCTGTCCGCCGGGGAAAGCATCCGCATCGGCCCGAACGGTTTCGATCGCCCGGCCAAGGTCGACGCCGCCACCGATCTGGCGTGGGTGCAGGGTCGGCTGATCTTCGAGAACTGCCCGCTGAACCAGGTGCTGGCCGAACTGCGTCGCTACTATCCGGGCTTCATCATCAACACCAACGAGCAGTTGGCCGACGTCGCCGTCACCGGCAATTACCGTCTCGACCAGCCGCTGGACGTGGTGCGTTCGCTCGCTCACATTACCTCGGCCAAGCTTCAGGAATTCCCGGCGCTGGTGATTTTGAACTAAATGAGAATTATTTTTACTCGATAGCCAAAGCTCGTTCGTCTCGTTATAGCCAATGCAATTGATTCGCATCTCGCGAGATCAATCAGCACCTATAAAGATTCGTGCGACACGGAGCGCTATCGATGTCCTCACGCCTTACCCGCCAGACTTCTTCCCCTTCCCGCGTGCTGTCGCTGCTGACCGCCGCCATCCTGATGGCCGGCACCGCGCCGCTGATGGCCGCCACCGAACAGCCGACGCGCAACATGGGCGACTACTCGTTCGCCATCGGCCAGCAGCCGCTGGTGTCGGCGCTCAATGCGTTCACCGCCGTCACGGGCTGGCAGGTCGGTTTGCCGGCAGAACTGGGTCAGGACGTGTCGTCGCCGGGCGTGCGCGGTTCGCTGCCACCGGAAAAAGCCCTGGAGCGCCTGTTGGTGGGGACCAACCTGAGCTTCCGTAAACTGAGCAACAACAACGTCGTGCTGGAAAAGCGCGCCAGCAGCGGCGCACTCAATCTTGATCAGGTGACCATCAGCGCCACCCGTCAGGAGCAGTCGATCAACAGCGTGCCAGCCACCGTCACCGTGCAGACCCGTCAGGATCTGGACCGCAACAACGTCAACACCATCAAGGATCTGGTGCGCTACGAGCCGGGCGTCTCCGTCGGCGGCGCCGGCCAGCGCGGCGGGATCAGCGGCTACAACATTCGCGGCATCGACGGCGACCGGATTCTGACTCAGGTCGACGGCGTCGAAGTGCCAGACGGTTTCTTCAACGGCCCTTACGCCAAGACCCAGCGCAACTACGTCGACCCGGAAATCATCAAGCGCGTCGAAATCCTCCGTGGCCCGGCCTCGGTGCTGTACGGCAGCAACGCCATCGGCGGCGCGGTCAGTTACTACACCCTCGACCCGGACGACATCATCAAGCCCGGCAAAGACGTCGGCGCCCGCCTGAAAACCGGCTACAGCTCCGCCGACGAGAGCTGGCTGAAATCCGCCACCGTCGCCGGTCGCGCCGACCAGTTCGACGGCTTGCTGCACTACAGCCAGCGCGACGGCCACGAAACCGATTCCTACGGCAGCAACAACGGCACCGGCCTTGAGCGCACCGCCGCCAACCCGGAGGACGTGAAAGCCACCAACGTGCTGGCCAAGATCGGCTGGAACTACAACGAAGGTTCGCGCCTGGGCCTGACCTACGAAAAGTACAAGGATGATCGCGACACCGATCAGAAAAGCGCCTACGGCGGCCCGTACTTCAACGGTGCCCCGACGATCCCGGACAGCGTGCTGCCCGGCGGCATGTACCAGTGGCGCACCGGCAACGACACCATCACCCGCGAGCGTTTCGGCCTGGAGCACAGCTTCGAGTTGAACAGCCTGCTGGCGGACAACGTGAAGTGGAGCCTCAACCACCAGACCGCCAAAACCGACCAGAGCACCGACGAGTTCTACTACCCGATCACCCGTAAAGTGCTGCGCACCCGCGACACGATCTACGAAGAGAAACAGTGGGTCTTCGACGCGCAACTGGACAAGGCATTCGCCATCGGTGACACCGATCACGTGCTGACCTACGGCACCACCATCAAGCAGCAGAAAGTCACCGGCTCGCGCAGCGGCGACGGCACGTGCCTGGCGGTCGGTCGCGGCTGCACCGCCATCGGCGCCACCAGCGCGGCTGACGTACTGAAAAAATCCAGCGACTTCCCGGACCCGACCATCAACACCTACAGCCTGTTCGCCCAGGATCAGATCAGCTGGAACAACTGGACCTTCCTGCCGGGCCTGCGCTACGACTACACCCAGCTCAAGCCGCACATCACCCAGGAATTCCTCAACACCGTGGCCGCCGACGGCAACGGCACAGTCAGCGACAAGAACAAGACCTGGCATAAAGTCTCGCCGAAATTCGGCCTGACCTACGCACTGACCGAAAACTACACCTGGTACGGCCAATACGCCGAAGGCTTCCGCACCCCGACCGCGAAAGCGCTGTACGGCCGCTTCGAGAACAGCACCACCGGCTACAACGTGGCGCCGAACCCGGACCTGGAACCGGAAAAAAGCAAAAGCTATGAAACCGGCCTGCGCGGCAACTTCGAGCAAGGCTCGTTCGACGTGGCGGTGTTCTATAACAAGTACCGCGACTTCATCAACGAAGACGCCGTCACCCCGGGCTACAGCGAGCTGACCTTCCAGTCCAGCAACATCAAGCACGCGACCATCAAGGGTGCGGAAGTCAAAGGTCGCCTGAACCTCGATTCGTTCGGCGCGCCACAGGGCCTGTACACCCAGGGTTCGATCTCCTACGCCTATGGACGCAACAACGACAACGGCGAGCCATTGAACAGCGTCAATCCGCTGACCGGCGTGTTCGGTCTGGGTTATGACCAGGACAACTACGGCGGCCTGCTGAGCTGGACCGTGGTCAAGAAGAAGGATCGCGTCGACGACAGCAACTTCAAGTCGCCGGACGGCGTCAGCAGCCAGTTCAAGTCGCCGGGCTTCGGCGTTCTCGATCTGGCCGGTTATTACAAGGTCACCGACGACGTCACCGTCAGCGGCGGCATCTACAACCTGACCGACAAGAAATACTGGCTGTGGGATGACGTGCGCGGTTACGACAGCGTCGGCGAAGCGTCGGTGACACAACCGGCCAACCTCGATCGCCTGACCCAGCCGGGTCGCAACTTCGCGATCAATCTGGTCTGGGATATCTGATCCGGATGACCTCACGGCGCGCATGCATTGCCGCGCCGTGAGGTTTTTTTACTGTCCGGCGCTTGCCCGTACGTCTCGTTATCAAGCGCCTCTTCTTTTCAAGGACATCTCATGAGCACCCCGGAAAAAGCCCTGCGTTCGCAACGCCTGAACCAGATCACCCACGAGCCGCACAGCAAGCTCGACGCGCTGGTCAAGGCCCACGCGCCGTTCGAGACCCGCGCCAATTTCGCCCGGTTCGTGGTCGCGCAGTACCTGTTCCAGTCGGAACTGGTGTCGCTGTACAACGATGCCGAACTGACCGACATCGTCCCTGACCTGCCGGCCCGCTGCCGCGCCGAAGCGGCCAGGGCCGACCTCGCCGACCTCGACACCGAAGTGCCTGCGCCAGTGGCCGGCGCGGTGAAAAACCCGAGCAAGGCCCGCGCCCTGGGCTGGATCTTCGTGTCCGAGGGTTCCAAGCTCGGTGCTGCGTTCCTGATCAAACGTGCGGTGGCGCTGGACCTGAGCGAAA is a window from the Pseudomonas gozinkensis genome containing:
- a CDS encoding FecR family protein, whose amino-acid sequence is MTDTHRSPPPSSAQDAASAMDQALDWLIVLGSPDEEQTRQFHAWLAADPLNTEAFAKAQAIWDGPQIAECAQNLAAKPKKVTVLTRLRPHWKPLATAAVLLLGLFSFSNLPMRLQADHLTVVGERQRLQLEDGSKVLLNTNSAFSSTINDQQRVARLYQGEAFFEIPASRNQPLELDAGPVKASVRDTAFAVRYLDGVAQVRVQRGDVDLRATRDDARVRLSAGESIRIGPNGFDRPAKVDAATDLAWVQGRLIFENCPLNQVLAELRRYYPGFIINTNEQLADVAVTGNYRLDQPLDVVRSLAHITSAKLQEFPALVILN
- a CDS encoding TonB-dependent receptor; this translates as MSSRLTRQTSSPSRVLSLLTAAILMAGTAPLMAATEQPTRNMGDYSFAIGQQPLVSALNAFTAVTGWQVGLPAELGQDVSSPGVRGSLPPEKALERLLVGTNLSFRKLSNNNVVLEKRASSGALNLDQVTISATRQEQSINSVPATVTVQTRQDLDRNNVNTIKDLVRYEPGVSVGGAGQRGGISGYNIRGIDGDRILTQVDGVEVPDGFFNGPYAKTQRNYVDPEIIKRVEILRGPASVLYGSNAIGGAVSYYTLDPDDIIKPGKDVGARLKTGYSSADESWLKSATVAGRADQFDGLLHYSQRDGHETDSYGSNNGTGLERTAANPEDVKATNVLAKIGWNYNEGSRLGLTYEKYKDDRDTDQKSAYGGPYFNGAPTIPDSVLPGGMYQWRTGNDTITRERFGLEHSFELNSLLADNVKWSLNHQTAKTDQSTDEFYYPITRKVLRTRDTIYEEKQWVFDAQLDKAFAIGDTDHVLTYGTTIKQQKVTGSRSGDGTCLAVGRGCTAIGATSAADVLKKSSDFPDPTINTYSLFAQDQISWNNWTFLPGLRYDYTQLKPHITQEFLNTVAADGNGTVSDKNKTWHKVSPKFGLTYALTENYTWYGQYAEGFRTPTAKALYGRFENSTTGYNVAPNPDLEPEKSKSYETGLRGNFEQGSFDVAVFYNKYRDFINEDAVTPGYSELTFQSSNIKHATIKGAEVKGRLNLDSFGAPQGLYTQGSISYAYGRNNDNGEPLNSVNPLTGVFGLGYDQDNYGGLLSWTVVKKKDRVDDSNFKSPDGVSSQFKSPGFGVLDLAGYYKVTDDVTVSGGIYNLTDKKYWLWDDVRGYDSVGEASVTQPANLDRLTQPGRNFAINLVWDI
- a CDS encoding biliverdin-producing heme oxygenase, encoding MSTPEKALRSQRLNQITHEPHSKLDALVKAHAPFETRANFARFVVAQYLFQSELVSLYNDAELTDIVPDLPARCRAEAARADLADLDTEVPAPVAGAVKNPSKARALGWIFVSEGSKLGAAFLIKRAVALDLSETFGARHLGEPEGGRAEGWKSFVRTLDSLQFSAEEEAEVEQGAIDAFNRFTVLLEQAYAKEAEPA